The Parvularculales bacterium genome has a segment encoding these proteins:
- a CDS encoding monovalent cation:proton antiporter-2 (CPA2) family protein: MDIMKEAVFVGEIPWLREIIIFLVASVVIVPVFHFLRVSPVLGFLLVGAVIGPFGVGLVEDVGRVHALADLGIVFLLFTIGLEVSFDRLRTMRRLVFGLGVAQVVVTSVIITMVLRALGIEAEQAIILGLALSLSSTAVVMQILIERNEFSAEVGRTSLSVLLLQDLSVVVLLALIDIFGQTSQGFSVVDIAEPVGKGVLVIVAIVTLGWAAMRLAYPFIARTGSAELFTALTLLAILGMAWVTGISGLSMSLGAFLAGFLLSETEFRHQVEVDIMPFRGLLLGLFFIFIGMSIDFTLLQGIWQEVALGVAGLIILKGFILWGLCLLFSISAITAMRVGLLLGGAGEFAFVAINASLGEGILDNSLAHYVLLLAALSLAVTPLLMLVGVALERWLGREEENLSDSNSLEGHVIIAGYGRVGRMVGRLLTEQQVPFLALDMDTPRVRFYRRTGEPVYYGNVIHSEVMVRMGIERAALVLITVDNDVAASRAVISIRQRWRWVPVYVRARDIEHSNELTRFGATVVVPETMETSLQLGGQVLRALGAPLEAVAVILERVRDENYVSISQKEK; encoded by the coding sequence ATGGATATTATGAAGGAGGCGGTATTTGTGGGAGAGATTCCATGGCTACGTGAGATTATTATCTTTCTGGTAGCTTCTGTTGTTATTGTTCCCGTCTTTCATTTTTTGCGTGTTAGTCCTGTTCTTGGTTTTCTGCTCGTTGGAGCTGTTATAGGGCCGTTTGGCGTCGGGCTTGTAGAAGATGTCGGCAGAGTACATGCTCTCGCTGATCTTGGCATTGTCTTTTTGTTATTTACCATAGGCCTTGAGGTCTCTTTTGACCGGTTACGTACCATGCGACGGTTGGTGTTTGGCCTTGGCGTAGCACAAGTGGTGGTGACGTCGGTTATCATTACGATGGTGTTGAGGGCTTTAGGAATTGAGGCAGAGCAAGCCATTATTCTTGGATTAGCGTTGAGCCTGTCTTCTACGGCAGTTGTCATGCAGATACTCATTGAGCGGAACGAGTTTTCTGCCGAGGTGGGGCGCACTAGCCTTTCTGTTTTGCTGCTACAAGATTTGTCGGTAGTTGTGCTGTTAGCGCTGATTGATATTTTTGGCCAGACCTCTCAGGGGTTTTCCGTGGTGGATATTGCTGAACCTGTCGGCAAGGGGGTGTTGGTTATTGTAGCCATTGTAACGTTGGGGTGGGCTGCAATGCGTCTTGCTTATCCGTTTATTGCCCGCACTGGTAGTGCTGAATTGTTTACGGCTCTTACGTTATTAGCCATTCTTGGTATGGCGTGGGTTACGGGCATATCTGGCCTGTCTATGAGTCTGGGTGCTTTTTTGGCGGGGTTTTTACTCTCGGAAACAGAGTTTCGTCATCAAGTTGAAGTTGATATTATGCCGTTTCGAGGGCTGTTATTGGGGTTATTTTTTATCTTCATTGGCATGAGCATTGACTTCACGCTGCTTCAGGGAATCTGGCAGGAGGTTGCTCTTGGTGTTGCAGGCTTAATTATCCTCAAAGGTTTCATCCTCTGGGGTTTGTGCTTGTTGTTTTCCATTTCAGCTATCACGGCAATGCGTGTTGGTCTTCTGCTTGGGGGAGCGGGCGAATTTGCTTTTGTGGCAATTAATGCCTCTTTGGGGGAGGGTATTTTAGATAACTCCCTCGCTCATTATGTGTTGTTGTTGGCAGCGCTATCGTTAGCAGTAACACCCTTGTTGATGTTGGTAGGTGTTGCTCTGGAGCGTTGGTTGGGGCGGGAGGAAGAAAATTTGTCAGATTCCAACTCTCTAGAAGGTCATGTGATAATCGCTGGTTATGGTCGTGTTGGACGTATGGTAGGTCGTCTGTTAACGGAGCAGCAAGTGCCTTTTTTAGCTCTGGATATGGATACCCCTCGCGTTCGTTTTTATCGCCGGACGGGAGAGCCAGTCTATTATGGTAATGTCATTCACTCTGAAGTGATGGTGCGCATGGGCATTGAGCGAGCAGCGCTGGTATTGATTACGGTAGATAACGATGTTGCGGCCTCGCGCGCGGTGATTTCTATTCGGCAGCGTTGGCGTTGGGTTCCGGTTTATGTTCGGGCGCGGGATATAGAGCACTCTAATGAGTTAACCCGCTTTGGAGCAACGGTTGTGGTGCCGGAAACTATGGAGACCAGCCTACAATTGGGGGGACAAGTATTGCGTGCCTTGGGTGCGCCGTTGGAGGCGGTGGCGGTCATTCTGGAGCGCGTTCGGGATGAGAATTACGTTTCTATTTCTCAAAAAGAGAAATAG